GAAACGATGAAAGTAGCCGTCGTCAAGGAAGAGGATGAACAAGGTACGGCAGTCCTCTCCAAGCTGAAGGCTGATCAGGAAGAGGTCTGGACCGATGTCGAGAAGTACTTCGAGGAGCAGACGATCGTCACTGCCAAAGTCACCAAGGCCATCAAGGGCGGTCTGCTTGTTGACATCGGTGTGCCCTGTTTTCTGCCTCAATCACAGGTCGCCAGCGACTACCGCAACAACTTGCCTTCACTGGTTGGCCAGGACATTCCTGTCAAGGTCACTGAGTTCGACAAGAAACTTCGCCGGATCATCGCTTCTCATCGTGCAGCGATGCAGGTTATCCGCCAGAAGCAGAAGAAAGAATTCTTCACAAAGATCCAGCCGGGAGATATCTATGAAGGCACTGTCAACGGTATCGCCGAGTTTGGGGCGTTCGTGGACATCGGGTATGGGGTTGAAGGCCTGGTCCATCTCTCAGAGCTGACTTATGGTCGCCGCCGTCCTGTCGAGGAGGTCGTCCAGAAGAAAGACAAGGTCAAGGTCAAGGTTCTCAAGGTCGACCCGGAGACCGGAAAGGTCTCCTTGAGCATCAAGCAGACGAAGCCACATCCTTGGGAAACCATCGAGGAAGACTATCCAATCGGCATGACCCTCGAGGGGGCAGTGATTCGCATCCTGACCTTTGGAGCAATCATCGAGCTCTCGGAAGGTGTTACCGGTCTCCTGCACATATCACAGATCTCCAACGACAAGATTCGTAAGGTCGAGGATGTGCTGAATGTGGGAGATGTTGTCAAGGTTCGTGTGCTCGAGGTCCTGAAGGAAGAACGCAAGGTCAAGCTGAGCATGAAGGGTGTGGAAGGCAACGAGAGCGTGTTCGGACGTGAGCCCGGACAGGAGACGCCGCAGGTGGAGCCCGGTTCGGATACGGATGCAACCGATAGCACCTCTGTCGAGTTCGAAGTCGTCGAGCCCAGGGCTGTCGACACTGCAACCCCCGCCGTTGAGAACGTCGAGCCTGAAGTTGTCGAGTCCACAGTCGTGGCGACTGAAGCTCCAACCGTTGAGGATGTCGAGCCCGAAGTCGTCGAGACTGCAGCCCCCGCCGTTGAGAACGTCGAGAGCGCTGCAGCCGAACCCGTGTCGACCGAAGAGGTTGTCCAGCACGAAGAGACAGAAGGGCCTGCAGAGGCCTAACTGGCGAATCATGCCTGTTGGCGTGCTTCTCCAGAAGAACACTTCCAGATAGGTTCAGATTGACGGGGTGGCAGTACCACACAGAGATGCGTGGGCAACTGTGCCCCGTCCTTTTTTCTAGTCCGGGGATCAGAAGTTGCTGATGATTGTTTCTTGGCACTGGTCTGAGGGCTGCGGTGGCGATACAATGAACGCTGGCAACAGGAGGATGCAGTCATGACAGCATTTCTGTTTCCCGGGCAAGGTTCGCAATACGTAGGAATGGCAGGCCACGTAGTCGACCCGATGTCGGCTCGCAGGCTGTTTGAACGGGCAAGCGACGTGCTCGGTCTTGACCTATGGGACCTCGTCGAGGCAGGTGACGAGGCGGCGCTGACTCGCACCGAGAACACCCAGCCTGCCCTCTTTGCGACTGAGATGGCATGGGTCGAGGCACTCGCGAGCAGGGGTATGCTCTGCGATGTTGCTGCCGGTCACAGCCTGGGAGAGTTCAGTGCACTGTGTTGTGCGGGCGTTTTCACGTTTGAGGACGGCATTCGACTCGTGCGACGTCGTGGAGAGATCATGGCAAGAGCTGCATCTTGTTCACCGGGTACGATGGCCGCCATCGTAGGATTGGACGACAACGATTTGCAGAGCGTTCTTGCCGAAGGGCGTCGGTCCGGAATCGTGGAAGCCGCCAACTACAATGCTTCCGACCAGACGGTCGTGTCTGGCGAGATGGCTGCTGTGGACCGCGTCATAGGGGCCGTGAAGGCGATCGGTAGAGGACGCGCGATCAAACTACGTGTGAGTGCCCCCTTTCATTCGTCCATCATGGCTGACGGTGCGACCGAGTTTGGGGCGGTCCTGCATGATGTCGCGTTTTTCCGGCCTCATTTTCCCGTTGTGAACAATGTGGCAGGACTATCGGAAGATGACCCCGAGGCAATCAGGGAGTGCCTTGTTGCGCAGTTCAGGAGCCCGGTGCAGTGGGTGCGCACGATGGAGACACTCCAGAGAATGGGGGCGAGCGAGTACCTGGAAGTCGGGCCGAAGGGTGTGCTCACGGCGCTTGGTCGGAAGGCGGTTCCTGGAGGAAACGTCAGGGCCGTGGAGGAGGAGAAATGGCAATGACGCTGGAAGGAAGGACGGCCCTGGTCACGGGTGGGTCGCGAGGCATCGGCAGAGGCATTGCTCTTGAGCTGGCTATGCAGGGAGCCAATATTGTCATCGATTTTCGCCAGAACCGCGTGGCGGCAGAAGAAGTCGTCGCAGCCGTCACCGCGATGGGTCGGGTCTGCGAAGCAGTCCAGGCAGACGTCGGGGACGTCGCTCAGGCCGACAGCCTGGTTGCGCGGAGTATCATTTTGACGGGTTCGCTGGACATTCTGGTCAGCAACGCCGGTATCACCCGGGACGCCTTGCTGGTCCGGATGACGGACGAGAAGTGGAACGACGTGCTGCGAACGAATCTCACTGGCGCATTCAACGTAACGCGGGCAGCTGCCCGCCATATGATGCGTCAGAAATCCGGGCGCATCGTGCTGATCTCGTCGGTAGTCGGGCTGGGAGGGAACACTGGGCAAGCCAACTACGCGGCGAGCAAGGCAGGCGTTATCGCTCTTGCGAAGACGGCGGCGAAGGAGCTGGGGTCACGCGGGGTCACCGTCAATGTTGTTGCGCCTGGATTTGTGGAGACAGACATGACGAGCTCGCTTGACATAGGGGTCGTATCCTCGTATCTTGCTAGTATTCCGCTTAGGCGGGCCGGAACGCCGAGCGACGTTGCCAAAGCTGTGGCGTTCCTTGCAAGTGAAGACGCTTCGTACATTACCGGCCAAGTGCTCGCGGTCGACGGAGGATTGTCTCTCTGAAGCGCTTGGATATTCTTCTATCAGGAGGAGTCTGATGACCAAGGAAGAAATCCGCTCGAAGGTAGTAGAGATTGCCAAGGAAAAGCTGGGTGTCGAAGAGTCTCGCATTACGGATGAGGCTCAGTATGTGAAGGATCTTGGTGCCGATTCTCTGGCATTGGTCGACATTACAATGGCGCTGGAAGACGCTTTTGGAACATCTATTCCAGACGAGGACATCGAGAGGATTGCGTCCGTAGGGCAGACAGTCGACTACGTGATGTCCCACATTGCCTGACGCTGCAGGAGACAGGATTTCCATGGAGCGGACCCGTGTCGTCATAACGGGGCTTGGTATTGTGTCGCCGATTGGAAACAACATCCCTGCGTTTGAGGCGGGACTCGCGGCCGGCGTCTCAGGTGTGGGGCCGATCACCCGGTTCGATGCAAGCGCCATCAGTTGTCGTATCGCAGGCGAAGTAAAGGGCTTCAATCCGGAGGACTACTTCGAAAAGCGTGACGTTGCACGTACCGACCGCGTACAGCAGCTGGCGCTTGCAGCTGCGCAGGAAGCCATACTGGACTCACGGCTGGATCTGCAGACTGAGGACAGGGAACGAATCGCCGTCTACGTCACGAGCGGCATAGGTGGTGAGGAGTCCTGGGAAGGAGAAGTGCTGCAGGTCGCCGTCAAGGGACCTTCGCGTATTTCCCCGTTTCTCGTTCCGAAGATGCTGGTGGACTCGATTCCGAGCACCATAGCTCAGCGGTTCAAGCTCTATGGAGGGACCAGCTCAGTCGTCAGTGCATGCGCGAGTGGTACCCAGATGCTTGGGGAGGCTCTAGAGGCTATTCGGCGAGGCGACGCAGACGTCATCGTGACGGGGGCGTCCGATGCGGCGGTGACAATGACCAGCGTCGGAGCTTTTGCCAACATGCGCGCACTTTCTACGCGGAATGATGATCCTGGACATGCTTCCCGGCCCTTCGACAAGGAACGCGATGGATTCGTCATGGGCGAAGGCGCAGGAATACTGATTCTGGAACAGCTCGGCCATGCGCTTGCCAGGGGGGCACACATTTATGGCGAGATCCTGTCTCAGGCAGTAACATCAGATGCGTACCATATGACGTCGCCCGATCCTGAGGCGAGACAGATCGTGCGGGCCATGCGTACCGCCATCGAGCGTGCAGGACTCACTCCACTCGATATCGACTACGTCAATGCACACGGGACGTCGACCCCGGCAAACGATCGGACGGAGTCATTTGCGTTGCAGACGCTTTTTGGAAGCCGAGCTCGACTTGTTCCTGTGAGCTCCACAAAGTCTATGACCGGTCACCTGCTGGGTGCTGCCGGCGCCGTAGAGACCGTAGCTTGCATGTTGACCATCAAGAACAGACTGATCTATCCCACCATCAACTATGCGACGTTCGACCCCGAGTGCCCGTTGGACTATGTCCCGAACGTTGCACGTTCATCCGATGTCCAGTATATCCTCAAGAGTTCGTTCGGGTTCGGCGGTCACAACGTCTGTATTGTTCTGGGGCGCTACGCAGGGTAGCAGATATTGCTGTCTGGCGATCAAGAGGCCCCGTCAACATCCCGTTGACGGGGCCTCTTGGCAACTTATGGGGTAGCAGACTACTCTTCGACGACGATGACGCCGACGGGGCATGATTCGGCGGCTTCCTTGCAGCAACCGGCAGCGCCACAATCGGCACCCGGGATGACCTCAGCCTTACCGGTCTCATCATTAAGCCTAAAAATGGCATCGCACAGGGCAACGCAAGCGCCACACCCGATGCAAGCCTCTTGATCGATCGAAACCTTCATGGTTCCTCCTTTGGCATAGATGCTGTGTTTCTATTCTACTGGCTAACAGCAGGGTGTCAATTTGCCTTGGCTAGTCTGTGGTTCGCACCAGATCGACAATGAATGCGATTGCTTCTGAAGAGGGAGTGGCTTTCTTGTCCGTCTTGTTGTTGCGGAGAGTGACCTCGAAATTGCCAGTCTTGAGGAAAGAATTGCCGACGACGACCTGGATCGGGAAACCCATGAGGTCAGCATCGTTGAACTTGACGCCTGCCGACTCGCCTCGGTCGTCAAGAATGACGTCAATCCCAGCTTTCTCGAGTCCTTCGTAGAGCTCAAGCGCAGCCTGCCAGACCGCATCGTCGCCCTTGTTGAGAGGAACGACAACGACCTGGAAGGGGGCGACGGACATC
This Coprothermobacter sp. DNA region includes the following protein-coding sequences:
- the fabD gene encoding [acyl-carrier-protein] S-malonyltransferase, which encodes MTAFLFPGQGSQYVGMAGHVVDPMSARRLFERASDVLGLDLWDLVEAGDEAALTRTENTQPALFATEMAWVEALASRGMLCDVAAGHSLGEFSALCCAGVFTFEDGIRLVRRRGEIMARAASCSPGTMAAIVGLDDNDLQSVLAEGRRSGIVEAANYNASDQTVVSGEMAAVDRVIGAVKAIGRGRAIKLRVSAPFHSSIMADGATEFGAVLHDVAFFRPHFPVVNNVAGLSEDDPEAIRECLVAQFRSPVQWVRTMETLQRMGASEYLEVGPKGVLTALGRKAVPGGNVRAVEEEKWQ
- a CDS encoding ferredoxin; the protein is MKVSIDQEACIGCGACVALCDAIFRLNDETGKAEVIPGADCGAAGCCKEAAESCPVGVIVVEE
- the acpP gene encoding acyl carrier protein → MTKEEIRSKVVEIAKEKLGVEESRITDEAQYVKDLGADSLALVDITMALEDAFGTSIPDEDIERIASVGQTVDYVMSHIA
- the fabF gene encoding beta-ketoacyl-[acyl-carrier-protein] synthase II, whose amino-acid sequence is MERTRVVITGLGIVSPIGNNIPAFEAGLAAGVSGVGPITRFDASAISCRIAGEVKGFNPEDYFEKRDVARTDRVQQLALAAAQEAILDSRLDLQTEDRERIAVYVTSGIGGEESWEGEVLQVAVKGPSRISPFLVPKMLVDSIPSTIAQRFKLYGGTSSVVSACASGTQMLGEALEAIRRGDADVIVTGASDAAVTMTSVGAFANMRALSTRNDDPGHASRPFDKERDGFVMGEGAGILILEQLGHALARGAHIYGEILSQAVTSDAYHMTSPDPEARQIVRAMRTAIERAGLTPLDIDYVNAHGTSTPANDRTESFALQTLFGSRARLVPVSSTKSMTGHLLGAAGAVETVACMLTIKNRLIYPTINYATFDPECPLDYVPNVARSSDVQYILKSSFGFGGHNVCIVLGRYAG
- the fabG gene encoding 3-oxoacyl-[acyl-carrier-protein] reductase, translated to MTLEGRTALVTGGSRGIGRGIALELAMQGANIVIDFRQNRVAAEEVVAAVTAMGRVCEAVQADVGDVAQADSLVARSIILTGSLDILVSNAGITRDALLVRMTDEKWNDVLRTNLTGAFNVTRAAARHMMRQKSGRIVLISSVVGLGGNTGQANYAASKAGVIALAKTAAKELGSRGVTVNVVAPGFVETDMTSSLDIGVVSSYLASIPLRRAGTPSDVAKAVAFLASEDASYITGQVLAVDGGLSL